A stretch of the Chloroflexota bacterium genome encodes the following:
- a CDS encoding FAD-linked oxidase C-terminal domain-containing protein, giving the protein MASAATFTKAIRSFRSVVGPRGILTATEDLRAYECDGLTNFRAIPRAVLLPRSTAEVQGILRVCCRERIPFVARGAGTGLSGGALPVADGIVVSLARMNRILEVDFENARVVVEPGVVNLDVTGRVAGRDYFYAPDPSSQSVCTIGGNVAENSGGAHCLRYGFTTTHVLGLEVVLPDGSLAHLGGKALDRPGYDLTGVFVGSEGTLGIATKITLRIVRRPPCTRAILAAFASTSHAGAAVSAIIAAGVLPAAIEMMDRLAIEAAEAAVHAGYPDCGALLLVEVDGPEREAHAHVARVAELCRQQGSVEIRVAQTDDERALFWKGRKAAFASVGRISPNYIVQDGVIPRTSLPALLDEIARLSAEAGLRVANVFHAGDGNLHPLVLYDARVPGQLGAAEELSRRILLLCIAQGGSITGEHGVGEEKKEMMAQMFAEPDLDVMQRVRCAFDPLRLANPTKVFPRPRLCGEAPGEFRPHPLEMAGVAERF; this is encoded by the coding sequence GTGGCTTCCGCTGCCACCTTCACGAAGGCCATCCGGTCCTTTCGCTCCGTCGTCGGCCCGCGGGGCATCCTGACGGCGACCGAGGACCTTCGGGCCTACGAGTGCGACGGCCTGACGAACTTTCGCGCCATCCCTCGCGCGGTCCTGCTCCCTCGGTCTACCGCGGAGGTCCAAGGGATCCTGCGCGTGTGCTGCCGGGAACGGATCCCGTTCGTGGCGCGCGGCGCCGGCACGGGCTTGAGTGGCGGCGCACTTCCCGTCGCGGACGGCATCGTCGTCAGCCTGGCGAGGATGAACCGGATTCTCGAGGTGGACTTCGAGAATGCCCGGGTCGTCGTCGAGCCGGGCGTGGTCAACCTCGACGTCACGGGTCGTGTCGCCGGGCGGGACTATTTCTACGCCCCCGATCCGTCGTCACAGTCGGTCTGCACCATCGGCGGTAACGTCGCGGAGAACTCGGGAGGAGCGCATTGCCTGAGGTATGGGTTCACCACAACCCACGTGCTGGGCCTGGAGGTTGTGCTGCCCGATGGGTCACTGGCTCACCTCGGGGGAAAGGCCCTTGACCGACCGGGCTACGACCTAACGGGTGTGTTCGTCGGGTCCGAGGGAACGCTCGGCATCGCGACAAAGATCACGTTGCGTATCGTGCGGCGCCCGCCCTGCACGCGCGCGATCCTCGCGGCCTTCGCTTCGACGAGCCACGCCGGCGCCGCCGTGAGCGCCATTATCGCGGCGGGTGTGCTCCCGGCCGCGATCGAGATGATGGACCGGCTGGCGATCGAGGCGGCCGAAGCCGCGGTCCACGCCGGTTATCCGGACTGTGGGGCGCTGCTGCTGGTGGAGGTGGACGGGCCGGAGCGGGAAGCGCACGCCCACGTCGCTCGCGTCGCGGAGTTATGTCGGCAGCAGGGCTCCGTCGAGATCCGCGTGGCCCAGACAGACGACGAGCGCGCCCTGTTTTGGAAAGGCCGGAAGGCGGCCTTCGCTTCGGTCGGGCGGATCTCTCCCAACTACATCGTGCAGGACGGCGTCATCCCCCGCACGTCGCTCCCCGCATTGCTCGACGAAATCGCGCGCTTGAGCGCGGAGGCGGGGCTCCGGGTCGCGAACGTGTTTCACGCCGGCGACGGCAACCTCCACCCGCTGGTGCTGTACGACGCGCGCGTCCCCGGCCAGCTCGGCGCTGCTGAGGAGCTCTCCCGACGAATCCTCCTGCTGTGCATCGCACAAGGAGGCTCCATCACCGGCGAACACGGCGTGGGCGAGGAGAAGAAGGAGATGATGGCGCAGATGTTCGCGGAGCCGGACCTCGACGTGATGCAGCGCGTGCGCTGCGCCTTCGACCCGCTTCGTCTCGCGAACCCGACGAAGGTCTTCCCCCGCCCCCGCCTCTGCGGTGAGGCGCCGGGCGAGTTCCGGCCGCACCCATTGGAGATGGCCGGCGTGGCCGAGCGCTTCTGA
- a CDS encoding FAD-binding oxidoreductase, whose translation MALADFERRCREVLGSAHCRERGALDLEAGPGVLLDPADETQVAAVLRLAEERDLAVVPRGGGTKLEWGNAPQRVDAVLSTARLSQVLEHAWSDLTVTVEAGCTVENLQRRLAQHRQRLAVDVLWPRTATVGGILSANDSGALRLRYGGLRDLVIGATVVLADGTVAKSGGKVVKNVAGYDIPKLVTGAFGTLGVITRATFRLHPLPHETRTLTIGPASAAEIADIAARIRASPLTPSAVQIRLATGAGAEADVLLEGTTEGVGEQEEEISGLCGAIRAAAGPTHAWQARERLWDQNAEGAIQDPAIVKISVLPTDISIVASILGKIEREYSATWRAVIQAHGLGLVAVRAEGSRIVPLLAALRSAVEERGGSLVILRRPPEARGVDAWGAPGDALPLMRAVKAQLDPRGVLSPGRFVGGI comes from the coding sequence ATGGCTCTCGCCGACTTCGAAAGACGCTGCCGTGAGGTCCTCGGCTCGGCCCATTGCCGCGAGCGAGGCGCCCTGGACCTCGAAGCTGGGCCGGGAGTCCTCCTCGATCCAGCGGACGAGACACAGGTCGCGGCCGTGCTGCGTCTCGCCGAAGAGCGCGACCTCGCCGTCGTTCCGCGCGGCGGAGGAACGAAGCTGGAGTGGGGAAACGCGCCCCAGCGCGTCGACGCGGTCCTGTCAACGGCACGACTATCGCAGGTCCTCGAGCACGCCTGGTCCGACCTGACGGTGACCGTCGAGGCCGGCTGTACCGTCGAGAACCTCCAGCGACGACTGGCCCAGCATCGCCAGCGGCTGGCCGTGGACGTGCTGTGGCCGAGGACGGCGACGGTGGGCGGCATCCTCTCCGCGAACGACTCCGGCGCTCTTCGTCTGCGCTACGGAGGACTTCGAGATCTCGTCATCGGCGCCACCGTCGTGCTCGCGGACGGGACCGTCGCGAAAAGCGGCGGCAAGGTGGTGAAGAACGTCGCGGGCTACGATATCCCGAAGCTCGTGACTGGCGCCTTCGGAACGCTGGGGGTGATCACGCGCGCGACATTTCGCCTGCACCCGCTTCCCCACGAGACGCGGACCCTCACCATTGGCCCCGCTTCGGCGGCCGAGATAGCCGATATCGCAGCCCGTATTCGCGCCTCGCCGCTGACGCCGTCGGCCGTCCAGATCCGCCTCGCAACCGGCGCCGGGGCAGAAGCTGACGTCTTGCTGGAGGGCACGACCGAGGGCGTCGGGGAGCAAGAAGAAGAGATCTCCGGACTGTGCGGCGCGATACGCGCGGCAGCCGGTCCGACGCACGCGTGGCAGGCGCGCGAGCGCCTGTGGGACCAGAACGCCGAAGGGGCGATCCAGGACCCGGCCATCGTCAAGATCTCGGTGCTTCCGACGGACATCTCCATCGTGGCGTCCATCCTGGGCAAGATCGAGCGGGAATACAGCGCAACGTGGCGCGCGGTGATCCAGGCGCATGGGCTCGGCTTGGTCGCAGTTCGTGCGGAAGGATCGAGGATCGTTCCCCTTCTGGCGGCCCTTCGGAGCGCAGTCGAGGAGCGCGGTGGATCTCTCGTGATTCTGCGCCGACCACCGGAGGCCCGGGGCGTCGACGCCTGGGGCGCACCGGGCGATGCCCTGCCCCTCATGCGGGCGGTCAAGGCGCAGCTCGACCCGCGCGGCGTCCTCAGTCCGGGCCGTTTTGTTGGCGGGATTTGA
- a CDS encoding heterodisulfide reductase-related iron-sulfur binding cluster: MTAPDRPSTGPRALIDTCVHCGFCLSACPTYRLWGQEADSPRGRIFLLKLADDGEAAITPRWAHHFDTCLGCMACMTACPSGVDYEQLLEFARGAVARGVRRSWRERVVRRVIFSLFPRPDRLRALRPLLVLYARGGIRAAAKRMRILEMLPGTVRALDALLPPLTRPVPTPEVTPAKGERRGRVGLLLGCVQREYLSEVNAATIRVLAAEGCEVVAPARQPCCGALLLHAGEEERGRAMARAMIDAFEGLQVDAVVSNAAGCGSAVKAYARLLEDDPRYAERAQRFAAACRDVTELLVELGPRAPRHPIAARVAYHDACHLQHAQRVRDQPRALLGGIPDLDLVEVPDPAICCGSAGVYNLLQPMAARLLGDRKARDVLSVRPDAVATGNSGCIFQLRAALDRVRADPPVLHSIQILDASIRGGRLEKRRNATGGLPRGEASQETSPRTY; the protein is encoded by the coding sequence ATGACGGCGCCAGACCGACCGTCGACCGGTCCCCGAGCGCTGATCGACACGTGCGTTCACTGCGGGTTCTGTCTGTCGGCGTGCCCGACCTACCGGCTCTGGGGCCAGGAGGCCGACTCGCCGCGAGGTCGCATCTTCCTCCTGAAGCTCGCCGACGACGGCGAAGCGGCCATCACGCCACGGTGGGCCCACCATTTCGACACCTGCCTCGGCTGCATGGCCTGCATGACGGCGTGCCCTTCCGGCGTCGACTACGAGCAGCTTCTCGAGTTCGCGCGCGGCGCAGTTGCGCGCGGGGTGCGGCGGTCGTGGCGTGAGCGCGTTGTTCGGCGCGTGATCTTCAGTCTGTTTCCGCGGCCGGACCGACTTCGCGCGCTCCGCCCGCTCCTCGTGCTCTACGCTCGCGGGGGCATTCGGGCGGCTGCCAAGCGGATGCGCATCCTGGAGATGCTCCCGGGCACGGTCCGCGCGCTGGATGCCCTCCTGCCCCCCCTGACCAGGCCAGTCCCGACACCGGAGGTCACGCCCGCGAAGGGCGAGCGTCGTGGACGGGTCGGTCTCCTGTTGGGGTGCGTCCAGCGGGAGTACCTCTCTGAAGTCAACGCGGCCACCATCCGCGTGCTGGCGGCGGAGGGGTGCGAGGTCGTCGCGCCGGCGCGGCAGCCCTGCTGTGGCGCGCTGCTTCTCCACGCCGGAGAAGAGGAACGTGGACGCGCCATGGCGCGCGCCATGATCGACGCGTTCGAGGGACTTCAGGTCGACGCCGTCGTCAGCAACGCGGCCGGTTGCGGCTCGGCGGTCAAGGCCTATGCCCGACTGCTTGAGGACGATCCGCGCTACGCGGAGCGCGCGCAGCGGTTCGCCGCGGCCTGCCGCGACGTCACGGAGCTGCTCGTGGAGCTTGGGCCTCGTGCCCCCCGGCACCCAATCGCGGCGCGCGTCGCCTACCACGACGCATGCCATCTGCAGCACGCGCAGCGTGTACGCGATCAGCCGCGCGCCCTGCTGGGTGGCATTCCGGACCTCGATCTGGTCGAGGTCCCGGACCCAGCGATCTGCTGCGGTTCGGCCGGCGTCTACAACCTGTTGCAGCCGATGGCCGCGCGCCTGCTGGGGGACCGAAAGGCTCGCGACGTTCTCTCCGTCAGACCGGACGCGGTCGCCACCGGGAATTCAGGATGTATATTCCAGCTCCGCGCTGCCCTGGACCGGGTCCGCGCGGATCCGCCCGTGCTCCACTCGATCCAGATTCTGGACGCGTCCATCCGCGGCGGCCGTCTTGAGAAACGTCGGAACGCGACGGGAGGCCTCCCACGGGGGGAGGCCTCCCAAGAAACAAGCCCACGGACTTATTGA
- a CDS encoding acyl-CoA dehydrogenase family protein, with the protein MPPPKAEILSDQMLTRFAERAPIYDRENRFFQEDFDELRAADYLRIAVPEKFGGKGLSLAQVCKEQRALAYHAAPTALAMNMHIYWTGVFADVLRMGDQSMEPFLQEAGNGEVFAAGHAESGNDLPVLLSTSTAERTDGGYRITGHKSFGSLTPVWTRLGVHAMDASDPKAPKIVHAFVPRDTAGLTIRETWDTLGMRATKSDDTILTDAFVPDRYIARVVPAGGAGIDQFVGALFAWALLGFANVYYGLAQRMFDMTIEGVSKRTSIGLSRPLHYHAEVQHNVAEMAIELEGIGPHLDRIADDWSNGVDHGPMWGAKIVAAKYDAVESSWRVVDQALELAGGFGIFRQAPFERLWRDARLGRIHPANSALTHELVAKTYLGINPDEQPRWG; encoded by the coding sequence ATGCCACCGCCGAAAGCCGAGATCCTGAGCGATCAGATGCTGACACGGTTTGCCGAGCGGGCGCCCATCTACGACCGGGAGAACCGATTCTTTCAGGAGGACTTCGACGAGCTGCGGGCAGCCGACTACCTGCGCATCGCGGTCCCAGAGAAGTTTGGCGGAAAAGGGTTGTCGCTCGCCCAGGTGTGCAAGGAGCAGCGCGCGCTGGCTTACCATGCCGCGCCGACGGCGCTCGCCATGAACATGCACATCTACTGGACCGGCGTGTTCGCCGACGTGTTGCGCATGGGCGACCAATCCATGGAACCCTTCTTGCAGGAAGCGGGCAACGGGGAGGTCTTCGCGGCCGGCCACGCGGAATCGGGCAACGACCTGCCAGTCCTCCTGTCCACCAGCACGGCCGAACGGACCGATGGCGGCTATCGGATCACTGGGCACAAGTCGTTTGGTAGCCTGACGCCTGTCTGGACGCGACTCGGGGTCCATGCGATGGACGCCAGCGACCCGAAGGCCCCCAAGATCGTCCACGCCTTCGTCCCTCGTGACACCGCCGGCCTGACGATTCGCGAGACGTGGGACACGCTCGGAATGCGGGCGACGAAGAGCGACGACACCATCCTCACAGACGCGTTCGTTCCCGACCGATACATCGCCCGGGTCGTGCCCGCGGGGGGCGCCGGGATCGACCAATTCGTCGGTGCGTTGTTCGCGTGGGCGCTCCTCGGCTTCGCCAACGTGTATTACGGTTTGGCCCAGCGGATGTTCGACATGACCATCGAAGGCGTGAGCAAGCGCACGTCCATCGGGCTATCGCGTCCGCTGCACTATCACGCGGAAGTCCAGCACAACGTCGCGGAGATGGCGATCGAGCTCGAGGGAATCGGTCCGCACCTCGACCGCATCGCGGACGACTGGTCGAACGGCGTCGACCACGGACCGATGTGGGGAGCGAAGATCGTGGCCGCGAAGTACGACGCCGTGGAGTCGAGCTGGCGGGTCGTGGACCAGGCCCTTGAGCTGGCCGGTGGCTTCGGCATCTTCCGCCAGGCGCCCTTCGAGCGACTGTGGCGCGATGCGCGGCTGGGCCGAATCCACCCGGCGAACTCCGCGCTCACCCACGAGCTGGTCGCCAAAACCTACCTGGGCATCAATCCCGACGAGCAGCCTCGGTGGGGCTAG
- a CDS encoding LLM class flavin-dependent oxidoreductase, with protein sequence MTGDLTLSAVDQSPVRKGGTAADALRETIRLAQVADELGYARYWVAEHHNSGAFAGTSPEILVGQIAAATHRIRVGSGGVMLSHYSALKVAEQFRMLETLFPGRIDLGIGRAPGSDQLTAAALSYPRPQVDIQYFPEQVADLLGFLHGVADPAHPFARIRVQPGGTPDSVPEVWLLGSSDYSAQLAALLGLPFAFADFFGHTAAIGPRVAALYREKFRPTMFGDQPRLNVTVHVVCAPTEEAAHFIGWTRRFTRAARMLGIRGGMLPPEEAAAYPLPDEVRQAMEESARGTIEGTGEQVRRQLLDVAERYGTTDIGVVTNCFAFADRERSYRLVAEAFGMAPASPTEAARRD encoded by the coding sequence ATGACTGGAGATCTCACGCTGAGCGCGGTCGACCAGTCGCCCGTGCGCAAGGGCGGAACGGCCGCGGACGCCCTCCGCGAGACCATTCGCCTGGCCCAGGTGGCGGACGAGCTGGGCTACGCGCGCTACTGGGTCGCGGAGCACCACAACAGCGGCGCATTCGCGGGCACGAGCCCCGAGATCCTGGTCGGCCAGATCGCCGCGGCCACGCACCGCATCCGCGTCGGCAGCGGCGGAGTCATGCTCTCCCACTATTCCGCCCTCAAGGTCGCGGAGCAGTTTCGCATGCTGGAGACGCTTTTTCCCGGACGGATTGACCTGGGCATCGGGCGCGCGCCGGGAAGCGATCAGCTCACGGCCGCGGCGCTGTCGTATCCACGTCCGCAGGTCGACATCCAGTACTTCCCCGAGCAGGTGGCCGATCTGCTCGGTTTTCTCCACGGGGTGGCGGATCCGGCGCACCCGTTCGCCAGGATCCGCGTTCAGCCTGGCGGAACGCCAGATTCGGTCCCCGAGGTTTGGCTTCTCGGCTCGAGCGACTACAGCGCTCAGCTCGCCGCGTTGCTCGGCCTTCCCTTCGCATTCGCCGACTTCTTCGGACACACCGCGGCGATCGGTCCGCGAGTCGCGGCCCTGTACCGCGAGAAGTTCCGACCCACCATGTTCGGCGATCAGCCGCGCTTGAACGTCACCGTGCACGTCGTGTGCGCGCCCACGGAAGAGGCGGCGCACTTCATCGGGTGGACCCGGCGATTCACCCGAGCAGCGCGCATGCTCGGGATCCGCGGGGGGATGCTCCCGCCCGAGGAAGCCGCGGCCTACCCGCTGCCGGACGAAGTGCGCCAGGCGATGGAAGAATCCGCCCGCGGTACCATCGAGGGCACGGGCGAGCAGGTTCGCCGCCAGCTCCTCGACGTCGCCGAGCGCTATGGAACGACCGACATTGGGGTCGTCACCAACTGCTTCGCGTTCGCCGACCGCGAACGTTCCTACCGGCTGGTGGCGGAAGCGTTCGGGATGGCCCCGGCTAGCCCCACCGAGGCTGCTCGTCGGGATTGA
- a CDS encoding ABC transporter substrate-binding protein — protein MRPLRGCPGRLAASLILGIFAGCGTVGPATPGPEGAGPVTTTPPQHTLVVSVNKEPASLAAFSPAASGLSTAFPVRPFNAFLELVDDRAAAHPYLAESLPKLGTDSWVVYPDGRMQTTYRLKPNVVWHDGAPFSAADLVFAYRLYTTPELGFAAASTVPISAMEDVEAPDDSTLVIRWKRSYPGAGVLQVGGSTNLGLPPVPRHLLGDLYADSQWTTLANHAYWTVGFVGLGPFRLDRWEQGSFIEGVAFDGHVLGRPRIDRIHIVFIADANAAVANVRAGTVDLATEGSLTFEQALELKREWASSHAGTFLWTAASIRHFVFQFRPELVSPSALLDLRVRKALIHSLDRSALNDALWGGEGILLDSIFSPRVEYYPAIDGAVTKYPYSLSAADGFMTEAGFRKGPDGVYTDASGARLVLEVRSTGGGTSDTERSVAASGWRQAGFDAQEGTLAAALALDAQERASFPAISTAAQSATDTTMSAAFTTPQIARPENRWNGINRGAWSDPEYDRLVESFNTTLDPTERIQQRASMARVLSDELPAIMLYYNLNPAPFLARLTGPVPTTPDSTGYVGWNIHEWEIRD, from the coding sequence TTGCGTCCTCTGCGCGGGTGTCCGGGTCGTCTGGCCGCATCGCTGATTCTTGGGATTTTCGCTGGCTGCGGCACGGTAGGTCCCGCAACCCCAGGACCGGAAGGCGCGGGTCCGGTCACCACGACACCCCCGCAGCACACGCTCGTCGTTTCTGTCAACAAGGAGCCAGCGTCGCTCGCGGCCTTCAGTCCCGCGGCAAGCGGACTCTCCACCGCGTTTCCGGTCCGGCCCTTCAACGCATTTCTCGAGCTGGTGGACGATCGCGCGGCGGCGCATCCGTATCTGGCCGAGAGCCTCCCGAAGCTCGGAACGGACTCGTGGGTTGTGTATCCGGACGGGCGAATGCAGACGACCTATCGTCTCAAGCCGAATGTCGTCTGGCACGACGGCGCGCCCTTCAGCGCCGCGGACCTCGTATTCGCCTATCGCCTGTACACGACCCCCGAGCTGGGCTTTGCGGCCGCCTCGACCGTGCCGATCTCCGCGATGGAAGATGTGGAGGCGCCGGACGATTCGACGCTGGTGATTCGGTGGAAGCGCTCATACCCGGGCGCGGGGGTCCTTCAGGTCGGCGGCTCGACCAATCTGGGGCTCCCACCCGTCCCCAGGCACCTCTTGGGCGACCTGTACGCCGACAGCCAGTGGACCACGCTCGCCAATCACGCGTATTGGACGGTGGGGTTTGTCGGGCTCGGCCCATTTCGTCTCGACCGGTGGGAGCAGGGATCATTCATCGAGGGCGTCGCCTTCGACGGGCACGTGCTCGGGCGGCCGCGGATCGATCGCATCCACATCGTGTTCATCGCGGATGCCAATGCCGCGGTCGCCAACGTCCGCGCCGGTACCGTGGATCTCGCAACGGAGGGATCACTCACGTTCGAGCAAGCCCTGGAGTTGAAGCGCGAGTGGGCGTCGAGCCACGCTGGCACGTTCCTGTGGACGGCGGCGTCGATCCGCCACTTCGTGTTCCAGTTTCGCCCCGAGCTGGTGAGCCCATCGGCTCTCCTGGACCTTCGCGTTCGAAAGGCGCTCATTCACTCCCTGGACCGCTCGGCCCTGAACGACGCCCTCTGGGGCGGCGAGGGGATTCTCCTCGACTCTATTTTCTCGCCCCGCGTCGAGTATTACCCGGCCATCGATGGAGCCGTGACAAAATACCCGTACAGTTTGTCGGCGGCTGACGGATTCATGACCGAGGCCGGGTTTCGCAAAGGTCCCGATGGCGTGTATACCGACGCGAGCGGCGCTCGGTTGGTGCTGGAAGTCCGGTCGACCGGCGGTGGAACGTCCGACACCGAGCGGTCGGTCGCCGCCAGCGGATGGCGGCAAGCCGGCTTCGATGCACAGGAAGGCACCCTGGCCGCGGCGCTGGCCCTCGACGCGCAGGAGCGCGCAAGCTTTCCCGCGATCAGCACGGCAGCGCAGAGCGCCACCGACACCACCATGTCCGCGGCCTTCACCACGCCTCAGATCGCGCGGCCGGAGAACCGCTGGAACGGGATCAATCGCGGCGCATGGTCCGACCCCGAGTACGATCGGCTCGTCGAGAGCTTCAATACCACGCTCGATCCGACCGAGCGGATCCAGCAGCGCGCCAGCATGGCGCGCGTCCTGAGCGATGAGCTGCCAGCGATCATGCTGTACTACAACCTGAATCCGGCCCCGTTCCTCGCTCGACTGACCGGTCCCGTCCCAACAACGCCCGACTCAACCGGCTACGTCGGGTGGAACATCCACGAATGGGAGATCCGCGACTGA
- a CDS encoding xanthine dehydrogenase family protein subunit M has product MKPARFEYHAPESVDQALGLLNDLREDDVKILAGGQSLMPLLNMRLARPRHLVDINGLRELAYVKADTAGGLAIGAMTRHRALERSPDVARAAPLLAEAVPLIGDRQIRFRGTIGGSLAHADPVAEIPTVAAALDAELVLASAHRRRTVQAVDFPLGVLTTVLEPNEMVIEIRIPPPSPGTGFAFLELTRQHGAFAIVSAAVALTLERRTIAASRICLGGIAPTPLRASRAETLLVGAQPSASLFAEAGRLAAADSDPEGDVHGSAAYRREMAEVFTRRALHLARDRAQGGGVR; this is encoded by the coding sequence ATGAAGCCTGCCCGATTCGAATACCACGCACCCGAGTCGGTAGACCAAGCCCTCGGCCTCCTCAACGATCTCCGCGAGGACGACGTGAAGATCCTGGCGGGTGGCCAAAGCCTCATGCCGCTGCTCAACATGCGCCTCGCCCGGCCGCGTCACCTCGTCGACATCAACGGCCTCCGAGAGCTGGCGTACGTGAAGGCGGACACGGCGGGCGGGCTCGCTATCGGCGCCATGACCCGCCACCGTGCCCTTGAGCGCTCGCCCGACGTGGCGCGCGCGGCGCCCCTCCTGGCCGAGGCAGTTCCGCTGATCGGCGATCGACAGATTCGATTTCGCGGGACGATCGGCGGCAGCCTCGCCCACGCCGATCCCGTTGCCGAGATCCCCACCGTGGCCGCCGCGCTCGATGCTGAGCTGGTACTCGCAAGCGCGCACAGGAGGAGGACCGTTCAAGCCGTGGACTTCCCTCTCGGCGTCCTGACGACCGTTTTGGAGCCGAACGAGATGGTCATCGAGATACGAATTCCTCCTCCGTCGCCGGGCACCGGATTCGCCTTCCTCGAGCTGACTCGACAGCACGGCGCATTTGCCATCGTATCGGCTGCCGTTGCGCTGACCCTCGAACGCCGCACGATTGCGGCCAGCCGGATCTGTTTGGGCGGCATCGCGCCGACGCCGCTGCGCGCGTCAAGGGCGGAGACGCTCCTCGTTGGGGCGCAGCCATCTGCCTCGCTCTTCGCCGAGGCCGGGCGGCTGGCGGCGGCCGACAGTGACCCCGAGGGGGACGTGCATGGAAGTGCCGCGTACCGTCGCGAGATGGCGGAGGTTTTTACGCGTCGGGCGCTCCATCTCGCCCGCGATCGAGCCCAGGGTGGAGGCGTTCGATGA
- a CDS encoding (2Fe-2S)-binding protein, translated as MTQLVTSVPRVPVQLRVNGLLYERIVEPRKLLSDFIRQDIGLTGTHVGCEHGVCGACTVVVNGEPIKSCLMLAVQARGAEILTVEGLARGGKLHPVQEAFHEHHGLQCGFCTPGMLLAAVTLLEENPDPTDEEIKLGMDGNLCRCTGYYNIVDAIRAAAKALRSTTSPPAR; from the coding sequence ATGACCCAGCTCGTGACGTCGGTCCCGCGTGTGCCCGTGCAGCTTCGGGTCAACGGGCTCCTATACGAACGGATCGTCGAGCCGCGAAAGCTGCTCTCCGATTTCATCCGCCAGGATATCGGGCTTACCGGCACCCACGTTGGGTGCGAGCACGGCGTCTGCGGCGCATGCACCGTGGTGGTGAACGGCGAGCCCATCAAGTCGTGCCTCATGCTCGCGGTCCAGGCCCGCGGGGCGGAGATCCTGACCGTCGAGGGCTTGGCGAGGGGCGGAAAGCTCCATCCCGTTCAGGAGGCCTTTCACGAGCACCACGGTCTCCAGTGCGGGTTCTGCACGCCGGGGATGCTCCTCGCGGCGGTAACGCTCCTCGAGGAGAACCCGGACCCGACCGACGAGGAGATCAAGCTCGGGATGGACGGCAACCTTTGCCGCTGCACCGGCTACTACAACATCGTCGACGCCATCCGGGCGGCAGCGAAAGCGCTGCGGTCAACCACCTCGCCCCCCGCGCGCTAG